TTTAATTTATACAAAAGCTGAAAGCCAAAATAAACCAATGGTGACGTATTACAGAACAGTGGTTACTTTGGGCTGGTGGTAGTGACTGGGGAGGAGAGGCTGGGGGGACTTGTAATAGTATATTTCTTAAATCTTGATAATGGTTACATGGGTTTGTTCAGTTTATAAAAATACACTGTGGCGAAACGGGGCGAAACGGCTGTGGTTCAAtcggttgggctcccgtctgccatatgggaggcactgggttcacatcccagggcctccttgtgaaggcaggctcgcctgcacgctgaggagagccacccggcccaCAAGCGCCGTGGACCGCCAGCTGGACCCCAAGCGATGCAGAGCCACAGGgccgcaagcaccatggagagctgactcagcaaggtgacacaacaaaaaagacaagcaaaaacacagaagagcacgcagtgaatgaacacagagagcagacagcaagtaagctgcaaggagggaggggaaataaaattaatacagacacagaagaatgcacagcgaatggacacagcagacagcacgcaaaaagccacaagggggagaggataaaaaaataaactgtgaTCTATACTCATACTTAGTGtacttttctgtatatatattttaatttaatagtttcttttatttaaaagtatgGTTTGGAGGACACTGATAAATAGGTAAAGCTACAAGACTTCATTGACTCCtggaaataatttaatattttctattttgctttacaatatattaataataaaaattatatacaagatttttttttataacaGTAGAAGCTTTGGAAAGCATGGAGTTGGCTTTTTCATGTAAGATATGGAAAACTGgcacaatattataaaataaagacTCCAGTTTTGGCTTTTGTGTCCTGCCCTTCAGGTTACAATGATATCAATGGGAGGAGCTTTCTATGTGTATACCACTACGTACATAGCAGTAGAATCAATCCAAATTGTGGGCAGGACATTAGCACTTATTCATTTCCCTGCCTTTCTCCAAAAGGGATTTAAGACTCCTCTCAAGGCTATGAAATATTACTCTACTATTGAGTTTtctatacattttaaaacttcagGCTTTCAAACAACCCTTTcagactactttttttttctcaacaATAATTCCAATCTCTTTCCTGACTATTTCAATAATATAAATTCTAATCCTCAGCCTAAGGTGTTACTAATCAAGCTGCACTTTAGTTTTTATTAAGTGGCAATCATGTAAGTCAGCAGataagataaataagaaaatctGGAGATTGCTGTCATTTACACGTCTACATAGGAGATAGGCAATTATTTGCTGAAGAAATGGAATGAGTTGTTACAAAGGGACATACTCAAGGGCTGTGGCTGTGATTAAGGACTGAAATAAACCATTAATCAGTGATTAAGACTGTTAACTTTTTAATAaagaatatttgttttatgtttagTGTTTAGTTTTAGCAGTTTTAATATAAACTAGTTTTTTCTAAAGGGAAGTGGACAGTAATATATCTATTGTTGATAAAATATGCCTCTAGTAGCATAACATGCCTTAGTAAACTAATATGATGATTAAAATATCACCATAATGGCAATACAGAGGTGCCCCTCAAGAGTTCAACACCCTCTCAATATAATATATAAGCACTTAATATTTGGGCAAGTTCTGGGAGTCTAAGTtctcttatttgtaaaatgaagaaacaCAGAAATGTAAGTTGATATAAGAAAATATCAACTTGTACAGCTGTCTGGTGCATCTTCATCACTCTACATAAGttgatattttcttcattttacaaataaagagaaatgagACTCCCAGAACTTGCCCAAATAACTTAAGTGGCAGAACTCGAATTCAAACCCAGCTGCCTGGTTTCGAAGTCCATTTCACTCATTCTaccatttaaaaagtatttgctGAGTACATACTATGTGTTTGGCAACTAAGACCCTAATTCCTGCATAGTGGAAGATGGGCAGTGatcaaataacagaaaaataaatgtaaaatggcaATTTTAAAACAAGTGTCACAAAAACAAATTCTACGAAGCTTAGAGGGGCTCGGTATAAGTATCACAGAATTGCATCTGGTCAAGGATTTTCAAGATCTCCCCAGTAAAATCTGATCTGGAGCTGAAGGGTAAAGTAGGGGCCAGATTagaaagggaggggaaggaagagtgTTTCAAGTAGAGGAAACAGCATAGGCAAAAACCctaaactgggagaaaatatggaTTATTAAAATGAGACTGGAAATTTTACCAGTTTTACTTGTTACATCATCAACCAAAGTTTTAGGATAagtaggtaaaaaaaaatttttttaaatcaaaacctGGCTGTCTCTTAGTAAAATTAACAGCATACTAATTTTCAtcacaaaatatatcaaaatcaTATCCATTGGTTTAaaagggaggggggcagagaaCAAGAAACAACTTACACGTTCAGAAATGTGCTGTAAGTGTATTATAAATCAGGGCTGTAGGATCGCATCCAATACAGGCGGCCTTCCTTTCCTGTCCTCCTTCTGGAACTAATACGCACCTAAAAACCATCGCATTACCTTCTGATATGATGCGACAGCCCCTTTTTTTTCATCAATAATACATAGTCTTCCAACGCCGGCCTCCTCAGCATGAAACGCTTACGGGAGGAACTCTTCTGTGTCTGGCCGGGGAACTTCCCCACGATCTCGCTAAACGGCACTGCCCCTAATCCCCGACGGAGTTCaacctaaatttttaaattgtgtttctgCCCAGATTCCGCTAAAATCAGCTCCCCAGTCGGAAAGGCGCGCTCCCTGGAAGTTGGAGACAGGGAGCACTTCGACCAGGGCGACGAGAGAGCGATCCCCAGGTCACCCGCGTGCGACACCGGTCTCCGCCCAGAGTGATGCCGCCCGCGGCGCCAGGGGTCTAAGACTCTCCCGCTACGAGCCAAGTCAGATCCCAAAGCTCCGGCCGCGGGAGGCGACTCCGTGCCGGGGACTCTCCCCAGCGCCTCCTCGCACCCTCCTCCATCCCGCGCGTCTCTGGGCGACGACGCGCAACAAAGGCACCGGGTTCCCTCAAAGGGCTCTCGCCCGAGGCAGGGCAAGAACGGACAGACCACGGGTCCTCACCACCTCCAGGACTGCGGTAGCCGCCGCAGGAGCCCACAGCAGCTTCCGGACAGCGGCACCGCGTTCCGCGCAGGCGCAGTCACAGGCGAGTGACGTAGCCGGGCGAGACCCGCCTCCAGCCCTGACGCAATCTGGGCGGCGACGCGGGGGAAAGCGTCGCTGCTGAGGCTGCGCTCGGGGCAGGATGGCGCGGGACCCGGGACGCGGGGCGGTCCGGGGCTCCTCCTGCTCCAGCTTGTCGTTGTCTTATTTTCCCAGTAGCAGGCCCTCCTCCCGCGCGGGTGTCGGCTTTCCTGCTCGGGCTGTCGGCCGAGGACAACAGTTGACAGATCTCCGCCTGCCTGGCATCGGGGAGGAGGAACGGAGGGACGCAGCTTGCCAAAGGATTTCGGCGACAACTAGCAAAGGTTCCCATTAGCTAATTTAGgcaattcccattttaaaagaggGTTGTATTCCTACAACTCATTTTCAAGTACTTTTTGGATT
The sequence above is drawn from the Dasypus novemcinctus isolate mDasNov1 chromosome 25, mDasNov1.1.hap2, whole genome shotgun sequence genome and encodes:
- the TRMT61B gene encoding LOW QUALITY PROTEIN: tRNA (adenine(58)-N(1))-methyltransferase, mitochondrial (The sequence of the model RefSeq protein was modified relative to this genomic sequence to represent the inferred CDS: deleted 1 base in 1 codon; substituted 1 base at 1 genomic stop codon) — encoded protein: MGTFASCRRNPLASCVPPFLLPDARQAEICQLLSSADSPSRKADTRAGGGPATGKIRQRQAGAGGAPDRPASRVPRHPAPSAASAATLSPASPPRLRQGWRRVSPGYVTRPVVCPFLPCLGREPFEGTRCLCCASSPRDARDGGGCEEALGRVPGTESPPAAGALGSDLARSGRVLDPWRRGRHHSGRRPVSHAGDLGIALSSPWSKCSLSPTSRERAFPTGELILAESGQKHNLKIXVELRRGLGAVPFSEIVGKFPGQTQKSSSRKRFMLRRPALEDYVLLMKKKGLSHHIRRCELSPLLFFPSQVALDMLNPQVALPVLYPVLKQGGICAIYLANITWVIELLDGIHIMNLLFHGKISKVVMRDWLICLAKHKNGILGQKVESTNNKHLQLHSPKKNWRTNYKIFYIEYIFCSMPEESHSDFPYGSFLYIARPIHWQTGHRGE